One window from the genome of Micromonospora aurantiaca ATCC 27029 encodes:
- a CDS encoding helix-turn-helix domain-containing protein: MAQTRINVPALYAALDAARRSKNLSWRQLAGEVGCSPSTMTRLANGYRPDADAFMTLTQWLKMPAETFWISDTEDDQDEEPELLAEVGVLLRARKDLGEEEKQHLQNVLEAAMKLHATQRAARNR; encoded by the coding sequence ATGGCTCAGACCAGGATCAACGTGCCGGCGCTGTACGCCGCCCTCGACGCCGCGCGCAGAAGCAAGAACCTCTCCTGGCGACAGCTCGCCGGCGAGGTGGGATGTAGCCCTTCCACGATGACCCGCCTTGCCAACGGCTACCGGCCGGACGCAGACGCCTTCATGACCCTTACCCAGTGGCTGAAGATGCCAGCGGAGACCTTCTGGATCTCCGACACGGAGGACGACCAAGACGAGGAGCCGGAACTCCTCGCCGAGGTCGGCGTTCTCCTGCGGGCTCGCAAAGATCTCGGCGAGGAGGAGAAGCAACACCTACAGAACGTGCTCGAAGCAGCCATGAAACTGCACGCCACCCAACGCGCGGCTCGGAACCGGTGA
- the htpX gene encoding zinc metalloprotease HtpX yields the protein MRRFANGVKTAALLGLLTAMILLVGRWLGGSTGLVIAAVVSLAMNAGAYFYSDKIALRAMRAQPLSQAEAPQLYEMVAELAARAGQPMPRLYISFTGQPNAFATGRNPRRAAVCVTHGITQLLTPRELRAVLGHELAHVYNRDILISSVAAALAGILTMLADLAWFLPVTAPSDDGEDNGHGMLAALLMLILGPLSATLIQLAISRSREFAADADGATLTDDPLALASALRKIHAGTQMLPLPADSQLTSTAHLMIANPLRGEGLAALFSTHPPMPERIARLEEMAAHRPTHR from the coding sequence ATGCGCCGCTTCGCCAACGGCGTGAAGACCGCAGCCCTACTCGGCCTGCTGACCGCCATGATCCTATTGGTCGGGCGGTGGCTGGGCGGCAGCACCGGCCTGGTCATCGCCGCAGTGGTGTCGCTGGCCATGAACGCCGGCGCCTACTTCTACTCCGACAAGATCGCCTTGCGGGCGATGCGGGCGCAGCCGCTGAGCCAGGCGGAGGCGCCGCAGCTGTACGAGATGGTCGCCGAACTCGCCGCACGAGCCGGCCAGCCGATGCCCAGGCTGTACATCAGCTTCACCGGGCAACCGAATGCGTTCGCCACCGGCCGCAACCCGCGCCGCGCCGCGGTCTGCGTCACCCACGGCATCACGCAGCTGCTGACCCCGCGCGAGCTACGGGCGGTGCTCGGTCACGAACTGGCCCACGTCTACAACCGCGACATCTTGATCTCCAGCGTCGCCGCGGCCCTGGCCGGGATCCTGACGATGCTCGCCGATCTGGCCTGGTTCCTGCCGGTCACCGCCCCGTCCGACGACGGCGAGGACAACGGCCACGGCATGCTGGCCGCACTGCTCATGCTCATCCTCGGCCCCCTCTCGGCCACACTGATCCAGCTGGCGATCAGCCGCAGCCGTGAATTCGCCGCCGACGCCGACGGTGCCACCCTCACCGACGACCCCCTCGCCCTGGCCAGCGCTCTGCGCAAGATCCACGCCGGAACACAGATGCTGCCCCTTCCCGCAGACAGCCAACTCACCAGCACCGCGCACCTCATGATCGCCAACCCGCTGCGCGGCGAAGGACTGGCGGCACTGTTCTCCACCCACCCGCCCATGCCCGAACGCATCGCCCGGCTCGAAGAGATGGCGGCGCACCGGCCGACCCACCGATAA
- a CDS encoding PAS domain S-box protein, giving the protein MQLSEQRFRKVFDHSRIGMALTDPSGRFLRVNPAMCQMLGYPEGQLVGRHSPISVTPTTPRSVSRGCATALPGASTASTWTSGTGMPRAVTWRRR; this is encoded by the coding sequence TTGCAGCTCAGCGAACAGCGTTTCCGTAAGGTCTTTGACCACTCCCGCATTGGCATGGCCTTGACCGACCCGAGCGGCCGGTTCCTGCGCGTCAATCCGGCGATGTGTCAGATGCTCGGCTACCCCGAAGGGCAGCTGGTCGGCCGGCATTCGCCGATATCAGTCACCCCGACGACACCGCGGTCGGTGTCACGGGGCTGCGCGACTGCCTTGCCGGGCGCATCGACGGCTTCGACATGGACAAGCGGTACCGGCATGCCGAGGGCCGTGACGTGGAGGCGTCGGTGA
- a CDS encoding GNAT family N-acetyltransferase gives MTFDFIEKRPGPGDQVIWYPFAENSDFSPSWWDYRSIDGVKSYTLLEVRQGGVEVARIELDPGVVIDHYLGTPELGNAALEIELIEVAESHRRRGIGTKIIGALASSYPERRLLAFSEEADDFWASLRWTRYDHPEGPQLNRPLYIQPAEKV, from the coding sequence GTGACGTTCGACTTCATCGAGAAGCGGCCCGGACCGGGTGACCAGGTGATCTGGTATCCGTTCGCTGAGAACAGCGACTTCAGCCCGAGCTGGTGGGACTACCGGTCAATCGACGGCGTCAAGTCATACACCTTGCTGGAGGTCCGCCAGGGTGGAGTGGAAGTAGCACGGATCGAGCTCGACCCCGGCGTCGTGATCGATCACTACCTAGGAACCCCTGAACTCGGCAACGCAGCACTCGAGATTGAACTAATCGAGGTGGCGGAGTCGCACCGACGCCGAGGCATCGGGACCAAGATCATCGGGGCGTTGGCGTCCAGTTACCCCGAACGACGACTGCTCGCCTTCAGCGAGGAAGCCGACGACTTCTGGGCGTCGCTGAGATGGACGCGATACGACCACCCGGAGGGCCCGCAGCTCAACCGCCCCTTGTACATCCAGCCAGCCGAAAAGGTCTGA
- a CDS encoding ThiF family adenylyltransferase has product MAGRDRQRRAQGREGDQMARHPVNPPADGWSLTVPARLWADLSNHLFRSDRDEHGAVILAGRAKGPRGPRLLARELILAKDGVDYVPGETGYRALAPSFVRDAAVRAREEGLAYLAVHNHLGGVTVGFSRIDLASHERGYPALRQITGQVVGGLVFTDQAAAGDLWLPDGSRVDLAEVVIPSGNLIRLRPRPARAGTAELLHDRQARLFGQLGQESLSRLRVAVVGLGGVGSILVEFLARLGVGGLVLIDDDIVDETNLPRLLAAERDDVGRPKTLPAVRNARRANSDIDLTVMAERVETSTARQSLNYCDWIFLAADSHSARYWVNAAANQYLIPTTQIGVKIPVNDDDIVGQIHAANRFVVPGTGCMWCNGLIDPTELAIDMQPEHVRAAARYVASVPAPSVIALNGLVATEAINHFMLAVTGMHHDPDDTTSTIHLPRRRERTGQMPRRDKDCPWCSPNGHLGRGDG; this is encoded by the coding sequence GTGGCAGGCCGGGATCGACAACGCCGCGCTCAAGGCCGAGAAGGTGATCAAATGGCTCGTCACCCAGTGAACCCGCCGGCGGACGGCTGGAGCCTCACTGTGCCGGCTCGGCTGTGGGCCGACCTGTCCAATCACCTGTTCCGAAGCGACAGGGACGAACACGGCGCGGTCATCCTCGCAGGCCGCGCGAAGGGCCCGCGCGGGCCCCGGCTGCTCGCCCGCGAGCTGATCCTCGCCAAGGACGGGGTCGACTATGTGCCCGGTGAGACCGGGTACCGGGCTCTCGCGCCGTCCTTCGTCCGCGACGCCGCAGTCCGGGCGCGGGAGGAGGGGCTCGCCTACCTCGCCGTGCACAACCACCTCGGCGGCGTCACGGTTGGCTTCTCCCGGATCGACCTGGCCAGCCACGAGCGGGGCTACCCGGCACTGCGGCAAATCACCGGCCAGGTCGTCGGCGGACTGGTCTTCACTGACCAGGCCGCCGCCGGTGACCTGTGGTTGCCCGACGGGTCCCGCGTCGACCTCGCGGAGGTCGTCATCCCGAGCGGCAACCTCATTCGCCTGCGGCCTCGCCCCGCCCGCGCCGGCACGGCCGAGCTCCTGCACGATCGGCAGGCGAGGCTCTTCGGTCAGCTCGGCCAGGAGTCCCTCAGCCGCCTGCGGGTTGCCGTGGTCGGCCTCGGCGGGGTCGGCAGCATCCTCGTCGAATTCCTCGCCCGCCTCGGCGTCGGCGGCCTGGTCCTGATCGACGACGACATCGTCGACGAGACGAACCTGCCCCGGCTGCTCGCCGCCGAACGCGACGACGTCGGCCGGCCGAAAACCCTCCCCGCAGTCCGGAACGCCCGTCGGGCGAACTCGGATATCGACCTGACGGTGATGGCGGAACGAGTCGAGACCAGCACGGCGAGACAGTCGTTGAACTACTGCGACTGGATCTTCCTCGCCGCGGACAGCCACTCCGCCCGGTACTGGGTCAACGCCGCCGCCAACCAGTACCTGATTCCCACGACGCAGATCGGCGTCAAGATCCCCGTGAACGACGACGACATCGTCGGCCAGATCCACGCCGCCAACCGGTTCGTGGTCCCCGGAACCGGCTGCATGTGGTGCAACGGCCTCATCGACCCGACCGAACTCGCGATCGACATGCAACCCGAACACGTACGGGCTGCCGCCCGCTACGTCGCAAGCGTTCCAGCGCCCAGCGTCATCGCCCTCAACGGCCTCGTCGCCACCGAGGCCATCAACCACTTCATGCTCGCGGTCACCGGCATGCACCACGACCCCGACGACACCACCTCCACGATCCACCTGCCCAGACGGCGCGAACGCACAGGCCAGATGCCACGTCGTGACAAGGACTGCCCATGGTGCTCTCCAAACGGGCACCTCGGGCGCGGTGACGGCTGA
- a CDS encoding sensor histidine kinase: MLGNLLGNAVKYGRPPVDVTVRGGADRVHIRISDHGEGVPAEFIPRLFDRFARADTGVATVKPGTGLGLYFVRQLAQANALSIDYQPNQPRGATFILALPTAAPPPADLHAGSRLPVALAQPTS, from the coding sequence ATGCTGGGCAACCTGCTCGGCAACGCCGTCAAGTACGGCAGACCCCCGGTCGACGTGACCGTGCGAGGCGGCGCCGACCGTGTACACATCCGCATCAGCGACCACGGCGAAGGCGTCCCGGCCGAATTCATACCCCGGCTGTTCGACCGCTTCGCCCGCGCCGACACCGGCGTAGCCACCGTCAAGCCTGGCACCGGCCTCGGCCTGTACTTCGTGCGCCAACTCGCCCAGGCCAACGCCCTGAGCATCGACTACCAGCCCAACCAGCCGCGCGGCGCCACCTTCATCCTCGCCCTGCCGACCGCCGCACCACCGCCTGCCGACCTGCACGCCGGCTCACGACTTCCCGTAGCCCTCGCTCAGCCCACCTCGTAA
- a CDS encoding DUF3703 domain-containing protein: protein MLSQLWPWPHTVAHAVMLRRALHERDRVGAVGQVIRLAVAGPGSALGRYPVGNTGRARVLLTPPMPIPAGLAAVLANAPGTAADAAR from the coding sequence ATCCTGTCCCAGCTCTGGCCGTGGCCGCACACCGTGGCCCACGCCGTCATGCTGCGCCGCGCCCTGCACGAACGCGACCGCGTAGGAGCGGTCGGGCAGGTCATCCGCCTCGCCGTAGCCGGACCCGGATCCGCGCTCGGCCGCTACCCGGTCGGCAACACCGGCCGCGCCCGCGTACTGCTGACCCCACCCATGCCGATTCCCGCCGGCCTGGCCGCGGTGCTCGCCAACGCGCCCGGAACAGCGGCCGACGCCGCCCGATGA
- a CDS encoding Imm1 family immunity protein: MKVTWTYDRGDQRDNHEVELTDPDALGALLREIQQAGEPVVLTIFSDTDNDPDDLPPGIQIGLGHPTHAFAVHIADDGGYLNDPKAETPAEGLHFDFGGVPTEYPAEHLQLRPETAIQLAVTFLKTGGEPPHLAAVTE, translated from the coding sequence ATGAAGGTGACCTGGACCTACGACCGGGGCGACCAGCGCGACAACCACGAGGTCGAACTGACCGACCCCGACGCCCTCGGAGCCCTCCTTCGCGAGATCCAACAGGCCGGCGAGCCCGTCGTGCTGACCATCTTCAGCGACACCGACAATGACCCCGACGACCTGCCACCCGGCATCCAGATCGGACTCGGTCACCCCACCCACGCCTTCGCAGTACACATCGCTGACGACGGCGGCTACCTCAACGACCCCAAAGCGGAAACCCCGGCCGAGGGACTCCACTTCGACTTCGGCGGAGTGCCCACCGAGTACCCAGCTGAGCACCTACAACTTCGGCCCGAAACGGCGATACAACTGGCAGTCACCTTCCTCAAGACCGGCGGCGAACCGCCGCACCTGGCGGCCGTCACCGAGTGA
- a CDS encoding DUF1269 domain-containing protein, with protein MFDLAGELSRQELLELADAAWVERTPDGKVKLHQSVNVTAAGAGYGATSGALWGTLIGLLFLNPLAGAIVGAGVGASTGAVTGALTDIGIRDDLIKEVGQTLQPGKAAVFFLARNATVDRVIEAIRPYNPTVIQTNLSRDSERELIEQLQRNHPVGSPAAAGQ; from the coding sequence GTGTTCGACCTGGCCGGTGAACTGAGCCGGCAGGAACTGCTGGAGCTGGCCGACGCAGCCTGGGTCGAGCGCACCCCGGACGGCAAGGTCAAGCTGCACCAGTCGGTGAACGTGACCGCTGCCGGAGCCGGCTACGGCGCGACCAGCGGCGCGCTCTGGGGCACCCTCATCGGGCTGCTCTTCCTGAATCCGTTAGCGGGCGCCATCGTCGGCGCGGGCGTCGGCGCGAGCACCGGAGCGGTGACCGGGGCGCTGACCGACATCGGCATCCGCGACGACCTCATCAAGGAAGTCGGCCAGACGCTGCAGCCCGGCAAGGCAGCGGTCTTCTTCCTCGCCCGCAACGCCACCGTGGACCGGGTGATCGAGGCCATCCGCCCGTACAACCCGACCGTCATCCAGACCAACCTGAGCCGCGACTCCGAACGCGAGCTCATCGAGCAGTTGCAGCGGAACCACCCCGTCGGTTCACCGGCCGCAGCCGGACAGTGA
- a CDS encoding histidine kinase dimerization/phospho-acceptor domain-containing protein produces MTTALLRDEHGEAQHFATQIIDVTERRALERARQANEAELADRAERLQQANTQMVDFLAMLSHDVRQPLTGMVSASEMLLDDWASTDDDVKHRYVQRINASGHRADAIVTGILTLAQLDAGAVTARPVRVDVSQAVRQAVVALNHEGDYPITVSAPDEATGFAAPPTCN; encoded by the coding sequence GTGACCACCGCGCTGCTGCGCGATGAGCACGGTGAGGCGCAGCACTTCGCCACGCAGATCATCGACGTCACCGAACGCCGCGCGCTGGAGCGCGCCCGGCAGGCCAACGAAGCGGAACTGGCCGACCGGGCGGAGCGGTTGCAGCAGGCCAACACGCAGATGGTCGACTTCCTCGCCATGCTCTCGCACGACGTGCGACAGCCACTGACCGGCATGGTTTCCGCCTCCGAGATGCTGCTCGACGACTGGGCCAGCACCGACGACGACGTCAAACACCGCTACGTGCAGCGCATCAACGCCTCCGGGCATCGCGCCGACGCCATCGTCACCGGAATCCTCACCCTTGCCCAACTCGACGCCGGCGCGGTCACCGCCCGCCCGGTGCGCGTGGACGTGTCCCAGGCAGTGCGCCAAGCCGTAGTGGCCCTCAACCACGAGGGCGACTACCCGATCACGGTCTCCGCACCCGACGAGGCAACCGGGTTCGCCGCCCCGCCCACCTGCAACTGA
- a CDS encoding cation:proton antiporter has translation MARRSCCSISGRWFFGLGVLGWAAHRLQLSPVPLYLLAGLAFGPHGVVSVLDGEQGRQFVAMGAELGAVLLLLALGLEYGADELVAGLRHHAPAGLVDVLLNALPGAALALLLGWGPVAAVALAGITYVSSSGIVAKMLSDLGHMGNRETPAIISVLVFEDVMMAGYLPALTALLSGLGVLAATASLAAALAAVVVVFAVAIRLPGAVARLVFAPNDEVLLLRVLGLALLVGGLATQLNVSATVGAFLVGVSLSGPVAHQASDLLRPLRDLFAAVFFVFFGLQTDPRVIPTVLQLAVALALVTAATKIATGWWAAGHAGIGRTGRLRAGVALIPRGEFSIVIAGLVTTAAASGAVALDARFAPLAATYVLILAVAGPLAARILHTWQGPREARRTQSTAG, from the coding sequence GTGGCACGGCGCAGCTGTTGCTCGATCTCGGGGCGGTGGTTCTTCGGTCTCGGCGTGCTCGGATGGGCGGCGCACCGGCTGCAGCTGTCACCGGTCCCGCTGTATCTGCTGGCCGGGCTGGCGTTCGGACCGCACGGCGTGGTGTCGGTGCTCGACGGCGAGCAGGGTCGGCAGTTCGTGGCCATGGGCGCCGAACTGGGCGCTGTGCTGCTGCTGCTTGCCCTGGGCCTGGAGTACGGCGCGGACGAACTCGTCGCCGGGCTGCGCCATCACGCGCCCGCCGGGCTGGTCGATGTGCTGCTCAACGCTCTGCCAGGTGCCGCGCTGGCCTTGCTGCTGGGATGGGGACCGGTTGCCGCGGTGGCACTGGCCGGGATCACCTACGTGTCGTCGTCCGGGATCGTGGCGAAGATGCTGTCCGACCTGGGGCACATGGGCAACCGGGAGACCCCGGCGATCATATCGGTGCTGGTCTTCGAGGACGTCATGATGGCCGGCTACCTTCCCGCGCTCACCGCGCTGCTGTCCGGGCTGGGCGTGCTCGCGGCGACCGCGAGCCTGGCCGCCGCGTTGGCGGCGGTGGTGGTGGTGTTCGCCGTGGCGATACGGCTGCCCGGTGCCGTCGCCCGGCTGGTGTTCGCCCCTAACGACGAGGTGCTGTTGCTGCGCGTGCTTGGCCTGGCCCTGTTGGTGGGCGGCCTCGCTACCCAGCTCAACGTTTCGGCCACCGTCGGGGCCTTCTTGGTCGGGGTCAGCCTGTCCGGACCGGTCGCGCACCAGGCAAGCGACCTGCTGCGGCCGCTGCGCGACCTGTTCGCCGCGGTCTTCTTCGTCTTCTTCGGCCTGCAGACCGACCCTCGAGTGATCCCCACGGTGCTCCAGCTGGCCGTAGCGTTGGCGCTGGTCACAGCAGCCACCAAGATCGCCACCGGCTGGTGGGCCGCTGGGCACGCCGGTATTGGCCGTACCGGCCGGCTGCGCGCCGGCGTGGCCCTGATCCCCCGCGGCGAGTTCTCCATCGTGATCGCCGGCCTGGTCACCACCGCCGCAGCTTCCGGAGCGGTGGCATTGGACGCCCGGTTCGCTCCGCTGGCGGCAACCTACGTGCTGATCCTCGCCGTCGCCGGACCCCTCGCCGCCCGCATCCTCCACACCTGGCAGGGCCCACGCGAGGCACGACGCACACAATCAACGGCCGGATGA
- a CDS encoding ImmA/IrrE family metallo-endopeptidase — MGKRLPKAEIQRRAIDIRKTDLGLTEHDRLCPYELAHVHGVAVHALDSLAEMGCPEKSVTFYASERPEAWSAALVPAGTGQFIVENTSHQPRRRRFNVAHEMAHVLLEHEFDRVMFSAEGRHGCANPTSKDQEWEAQELGAELLLPLAAAYKAARERRNDEQVADLFDVSLPVARWRMNGTGTRIVAQRAAAKRAKSGKSW; from the coding sequence GTGGGCAAAAGGCTCCCCAAGGCTGAGATCCAGCGCCGAGCGATCGACATCCGAAAGACCGACCTCGGTCTCACCGAACACGATCGGCTCTGCCCCTACGAACTCGCCCACGTGCACGGCGTCGCCGTGCACGCCTTGGACAGCCTTGCGGAGATGGGATGTCCTGAGAAATCAGTGACCTTCTACGCCTCCGAGCGTCCGGAGGCATGGTCCGCCGCGCTGGTGCCTGCCGGAACGGGCCAGTTCATCGTGGAGAACACCTCACACCAGCCCCGCCGCCGCAGATTTAACGTCGCCCACGAGATGGCCCACGTGCTCCTTGAACACGAGTTCGACCGGGTCATGTTCAGCGCCGAGGGTCGCCACGGTTGCGCCAATCCCACCAGCAAAGATCAGGAGTGGGAAGCGCAGGAACTTGGAGCCGAACTGCTGCTGCCCCTGGCCGCCGCGTACAAGGCGGCCAGGGAGCGCAGGAACGACGAGCAAGTCGCCGACCTCTTCGACGTCAGCCTTCCGGTTGCCAGGTGGCGCATGAACGGAACGGGGACGCGGATTGTTGCCCAACGCGCAGCCGCGAAGCGGGCCAAGTCCGGAAAGTCTTGGTAG
- a CDS encoding PPK2 family polyphosphate kinase has translation MPDVRELLRVRPESALADIDPRSTPGLPDTSAGGGDPKRWSRTEVAAISQQLADYQEKLFAAAKAGATTKRVLLVLQAMDCGGKDGTVRNVTQGMSPAGMKAVSFGPPTEEERRHDFLWRIHRALPAPGYVGIFNRSHYEDVLIVRVHDLVDKDVWSQRYDLINQFESEEAADGLTMVKVMLHISKDEQKKRLLARLDDPTKHWKYNPGDLAERARWDDYQQAYQDALTRCSSSAAPWYVVPADRKWYRNWAVATLLRHTFADIDPQYPEPDFDVTAERAKLLAAP, from the coding sequence ATGCCTGACGTGCGAGAACTGTTGAGGGTGCGACCCGAGTCTGCGCTGGCCGATATCGACCCACGGAGCACCCCCGGCCTGCCCGACACCTCTGCCGGGGGCGGCGACCCCAAACGGTGGTCGAGAACCGAAGTGGCCGCCATCTCACAGCAGCTGGCGGACTATCAGGAGAAGCTGTTCGCCGCCGCCAAGGCAGGAGCCACCACCAAGCGGGTGCTGCTGGTGCTGCAGGCCATGGACTGCGGTGGCAAGGACGGCACCGTCCGCAACGTCACCCAAGGCATGAGCCCCGCCGGGATGAAAGCGGTCAGCTTCGGCCCGCCGACCGAGGAGGAACGCCGCCACGACTTCCTGTGGCGCATCCACCGAGCGCTGCCCGCACCCGGCTACGTGGGCATCTTCAACCGCTCGCACTACGAGGACGTGCTCATCGTGCGCGTGCACGACCTCGTCGACAAGGACGTGTGGTCGCAGCGCTACGACCTGATCAACCAGTTCGAGTCCGAGGAGGCCGCCGACGGGCTGACCATGGTCAAGGTCATGCTGCACATCTCCAAGGACGAGCAGAAGAAGCGACTGCTCGCCCGCCTGGACGACCCGACCAAACACTGGAAGTACAACCCCGGAGACCTGGCCGAACGCGCCCGCTGGGACGACTACCAGCAGGCCTACCAGGACGCGCTCACCCGATGCAGCAGCAGCGCCGCACCGTGGTACGTCGTGCCCGCCGACCGCAAGTGGTACCGCAACTGGGCCGTCGCCACCCTGCTGCGCCACACCTTCGCCGACATCGACCCGCAGTACCCCGAACCCGACTTCGACGTCACCGCCGAACGCGCCAAGCTACTCGCCGCCCCGTGA
- a CDS encoding multiubiquitin domain-containing protein: MTTSATENVGENQRSPRTITVSVNNQPIELPERRVTGRDIKQAAVAQGVHIQPNFQLSVKRGNRYEVIGDDDTITVHPHQEFLAVAPDDNS; the protein is encoded by the coding sequence ATGACGACCAGCGCGACCGAAAACGTCGGCGAGAACCAGCGCTCGCCCCGGACCATCACGGTCTCGGTCAACAACCAGCCGATCGAGTTGCCCGAGCGCCGGGTCACCGGCCGGGACATCAAGCAGGCCGCCGTCGCCCAGGGCGTCCACATCCAGCCCAACTTCCAGCTCTCGGTGAAGCGGGGCAACCGCTACGAGGTCATCGGCGACGACGACACCATCACGGTCCACCCTCACCAGGAGTTCCTCGCGGTCGCGCCGGACGACAACTCGTGA
- a CDS encoding Hsp20/alpha crystallin family protein, which produces MLMRTDPFQQLDRLMQQVAGTAARPAMMPMDAWREGQEFVVQFDLPGVDPDGIDLTVERNVLSVRAEKRRSAGEGAELAISERPVGVFTRQLFLGDTLDAGTLTANYDAGVLTLRIPVAEQAKPRRISVGSSGAGGKEITGEVKES; this is translated from the coding sequence ATGTTGATGCGTACCGATCCGTTCCAGCAACTCGACCGTCTGATGCAGCAGGTGGCGGGCACGGCGGCGCGGCCGGCGATGATGCCGATGGACGCGTGGCGTGAGGGCCAGGAGTTCGTGGTCCAGTTCGACCTGCCGGGCGTGGACCCCGACGGTATCGACCTGACGGTGGAACGCAACGTGCTCAGCGTGCGGGCGGAGAAGCGGCGCTCGGCCGGCGAGGGCGCCGAGCTTGCCATTAGTGAGCGCCCGGTTGGGGTGTTCACCCGGCAGCTGTTCCTCGGCGACACCCTGGACGCCGGCACGCTGACCGCGAACTACGACGCCGGTGTGCTGACGTTGCGGATCCCGGTCGCGGAGCAGGCCAAGCCGCGCAGGATCTCCGTCGGCAGCAGCGGCGCCGGGGGCAAGGAGATCACCGGCGAGGTCAAGGAAAGCTGA
- a CDS encoding magnesium and cobalt transport protein CorA, which produces MSGHEGLAVTATIDEGVGAMTDAARSAGVDDPQHAPLLPVRPDDAAGVSGVVDCSVYEHGRRRAGTVALSQLGSAVSADEGFVWVSLHEPGAGQMAAVGGQLRLPELAVEDAVQAHQRPKLETYDEQVFAVIKPVRYLGDGKDLESSEISVFVGAGYVVTVQHGDSGAVELVRRELDQNGAALADFGPAGVLHRLVDLVVDEYQTVLQALGMEIDEVEQRVFGRDDGDHAECVYQLKQYMAELRRAVAPLISPLQRLAAGAVPQVPRQLTPYFRDVHDHVQRAADAVEAADRLLSDVLQADLSRISVRQNEIALRQNEVAARQNEDMRKISAWAAIGLVPTAVAGIYGMNFENMPELRTQYGYYVVLAVIVSSCLLLYRLFRRNGWL; this is translated from the coding sequence ATGAGTGGGCATGAAGGACTCGCGGTCACGGCGACGATCGACGAAGGGGTGGGTGCCATGACGGATGCGGCACGGTCGGCCGGCGTGGATGACCCGCAGCATGCGCCGTTGCTGCCGGTGCGGCCGGATGATGCGGCTGGGGTCTCTGGGGTGGTCGATTGCTCTGTGTATGAGCATGGGCGGCGGCGTGCCGGCACGGTGGCGCTGTCACAGCTGGGCTCCGCGGTGTCGGCCGACGAGGGGTTCGTGTGGGTCAGTCTGCACGAGCCGGGGGCCGGGCAGATGGCCGCGGTCGGCGGGCAGCTGCGGCTTCCGGAGCTCGCTGTTGAGGATGCGGTGCAGGCGCATCAGCGGCCGAAGCTGGAGACCTACGACGAGCAGGTGTTCGCCGTGATCAAGCCGGTGCGCTATCTCGGCGACGGCAAGGACCTAGAGTCCAGCGAGATTTCCGTGTTCGTCGGGGCGGGATATGTGGTGACGGTGCAGCACGGGGACAGCGGCGCGGTCGAGCTGGTCCGCCGGGAACTCGACCAGAATGGGGCGGCGCTGGCCGATTTCGGCCCGGCTGGGGTGCTGCACCGGCTGGTGGATCTGGTCGTCGACGAGTACCAGACCGTGCTGCAAGCCTTGGGGATGGAGATCGACGAGGTGGAGCAGCGGGTCTTCGGCCGCGACGACGGCGATCACGCCGAATGCGTCTATCAGCTCAAGCAGTACATGGCCGAACTGCGCCGGGCGGTCGCGCCGCTGATCTCGCCACTGCAGCGGCTCGCCGCCGGTGCCGTGCCGCAAGTACCGCGACAGCTGACCCCGTACTTCCGCGACGTGCACGACCATGTGCAGCGGGCGGCCGATGCGGTGGAGGCCGCTGACCGGCTGCTGTCCGATGTGCTGCAGGCTGACCTGTCCCGGATCAGTGTGCGGCAGAACGAGATCGCGCTGCGGCAGAATGAGGTCGCCGCCCGGCAGAACGAGGACATGCGCAAGATCTCGGCGTGGGCGGCGATCGGGCTGGTGCCGACCGCGGTCGCCGGGATCTACGGTATGAACTTCGAGAACATGCCGGAGCTGCGCACGCAGTACGGCTACTACGTCGTCCTTGCTGTCATCGTCTCGTCCTGCCTGCTGTTGTACCGGCTGTTCCGCCGTAACGGATGGCTCTGA